The nucleotide sequence GAGTACTACTTCAGttactacaaacaaatgtattttcagggcgTAGTACAATTAAGGATACATGATTTCATGAtcgagaaattcaaaattcaatcctCGATATGTCATTACCTAGAGATAATGTCCCGACCATGCACTTTGTATTTATTCCCCTCTATACCTATTGGACTGCTCAAAGGGAGTCGTTGATGTGatgatttcaatttttttttttacaaacaaATGCACTTCGAGTTGAACATCATAACTCTATTTATTTATCGATAAATAAGTATAATTTAAGAACTCACAAATAAGCTACCTCTATGACATGTAagtatttatattattatattatattttaggataatttagtatttctattattatattatattttaggaGTTTAAATTATTTGTGGCATTAGACTATCCATCTATCCATCTGTATTTTTATTTATGAAATCGAATCAATTATCTCTAAATTAATTGGATTATAAAAactgaataattaaaaaaaaatattttcattattaCAATCGAATTGATTATAAATTTGATTATCAAATTATCTTTTTGATAATACAAATCGATGGAAGAACGAACCAGTTGTTCAGGGGCAAAGGATAAACCATCATCTAAATGTGTAGTTGTAGGACCCATTCCATCTTTACTTAACTTGCTCGAGTGGAGTTCCTTCTTGTTATCATCACTATGTTTCCTAAGCATATATCCcttcatttattttcatttttcttacttttttatttaattcttcttcttttCGTTATTTTATTTGTAATAGTAGATTAGCGTGCAATAAGATTATTCTTAACCCATAAAAGTTCCACATGTTCAACTTAAATTGTGTCAAGGTTTAAAATGATATACATTAACGAAAATTAGTTGTGTAGGTTGATTTTCAAATAACCAAAATTAGGACAAAAATATTTGATATGTATCGATCAAATTGGtgtaatttttttgtttttgttttataaaattaacctCATTTCTAAAAATTAACCAGGAGTGATTTCAAACCGATTTTGACAGACAAGTTTTGAGTTATATTTACATTTGACATGGCTCATTACAACATGGTGCATACAACAAACTGACTCATCTTGGCGCCGGGTTCTTGCCCAGCCAGGCAAAAAACATGACGACACAGTAGACATGACTCGGTGATGGCGGTATCGATACAGACACTCTGCTGGAACAACGTTACATGTGTTAAGATAAAAGAAGCACCCGAAATCGAAATTTGGTTCAGGAGTCGCAAGGTTCGTTTCCAGTTTTCAGCATACGGGGATGGCCGTCCGAGAGCTGCCCCCCTGCGCATCATCGCTTTTGAACCAGAAATATGATATCCTTGCGATGGCTGCTTGCCGAGCAATTTGCACCCTGCACACAAACCTCAGCTCTGCCCATACGGTATTGCCTGCGTCGCATGTTTTGATGTATCGGTCGTATCCATCAAGGTCTGACTGGGACACTACCTCGTAAGAGCTCTCATCAAAGGGTAGCTTCTTTTCGGTGACGAGGAGCATCGGTTTTGAGTAGACCAGCCTTTTCATTTTTTGCACTCTGAGATGGTAGAAGTCTTGAACAGCCTGCGTAGGAAGTATTACTAAAAAATTGTGAATCTTTGCCATGTTTCAATTATTCATGGAGCTTATGATGATAGTGAAGCATAGATTTTCAAACAATTTCCAGGCGCCAACGCAAGTTCTTGAGTAAATGCTGCATTCCCATAGTAATTAGTAACTTCTACTGATTATCTCCCCAACGAATTCGAGAATTATATACAcagaaagagaaaaagaaaattttttgggCCAAAAAAATTGTTAATTAAATGATGAATAATAAACTAACCTTCCACTGTGAAGAAGCTAAATGTACTCTTGGCCTGTTTGTTTTGACGTATTGGTATGCTGCAGTTGGAGTCATTTGCTTATGTTGCACCTGTGAAGCAGAATTCCACTTATATGTCCCTCGCATCGAATATTAGGTGATTAGTCTTCTTAAGCTAGATTTAAGCATACCAAATAGCATAGAACGATGGTTGTGCTGCGCCCACGGCCGGCTTTGCAGTGAACATATGTTATTTTCCCATTGCTGCTGTTTCCTTTAAAAAATTTGTCATGACAAGAGAAGATTAGCCAACCATGAAATGTAAAGATGATATTTTTATCACATATATAATGATCCAAGGACAAGATATACTAGATGGCAGAATTAATGTTTTGATGTTTTTAAGAGAATTAAACAAGTGATGTTCATAACGAGCATAAGATGATGGGTACTTACTATGGATAAAGTCCACAGCTAGACATATATCTCCAAGTGATGGAGCAAAGAGGTAATCTCTTGTCGGTATCAGCAAATGTTCAATCCCGTGGGCCTACTCAGAAGAACCAAAATAAATAGATAACAAACGGCCAATACTTGAGCTCATCACTTTATTGATAGTAAGATTGGAGTTTTGTCCACCCCTAGTTGCTAAGGTAGCAATTGGAACTTCTTTACCATTGACTAGGGGTGGGCAAAAAAAAGTCAGAAATTTGAGATACTTGTCGCTCATAAAAGTCAAATTGTGTTCTTTGCCCAGAAAGAGCAAACTAATACAAAGTAGGAAGAGTTAAGCCAATTTGGCAGCCAAGCTTATAGGTTGTTTTAAAAGATAAGAGAAAGCTAGAGCTAGACAAGATAGTGAATTGGCATGAACCGACATTtgtatactcattgtccatcttACACTAATTGAAATAATATGAATGGCATTCAATTATAAAGATTTAATGCAATTGAAAGCTGGATTGCAATAAAATCTTAGAATTCACAATGATGGCTAACCATTATGGTTTGACAATAGATGATGAAAACGAAGAATCAGATAGCATAGGAAGTATCCCATGTGTTAACAGAATAAagtagaacaaatagaaaatggtTGGAAATACAGCATATAAACATAGATGTACCACGAGCCATGGTAGTTCAGGATGTTTTTCCTCATTTCCAACTTAAATAATTAAACTAGTGACACTGTAGTTAGATCAACCTTATAAGGACGATATGTATTATGGTTAGAACAATGAACTATACCTCATATTAAGGTACAATGGAATAATCAAAGTGTGAAGCCATTTGGGATTCTATGAGACAAAATCCCTAACAATTCTTTATTCAAGTTTGCTATGTTCATTGGACTAAATTTTCTATTTTGTAGAAGGTCCATACAAATATAGACATACATCTATATAGTTTACTCAAAAACTAGGATTTATAAAGTCTACAAAGAACTTTATGGCAGAATTAGTCTAGGTCATCCATGGACTTCATATAATTCACAACTAAGTTTTTGCACACTCGGACATATGTTGGATGCTGTTAATTGCTGTAATAAAGCACTAGACACAAGACAACCAGAAGAAGATGTCAAgatattagtaattaatttcaaaacacaACGCAACAAATATCTAATTATTCTATCATAAACTTTCTACACAAAATAATCGAATACATTGTAAGGGTGTTTGGATGGAAAAAAAATGCTCACATAATATAAGGAATTAGGCACCAGTGTCTCATACGGCTCATTCAATGTAATTACACCACCAACGCCAAGTTTCTTCAAGCGAGGAACATCACTAGGGAATGGAACAGCGCCTAAGAGTAAAAACTGAAACAGAAAATGTCTACAAAACATGTAACAGGCATGTCAAAGTGCTTCTGTTAAATCAGTTGGAACCAAAAGGATGGAAAGACAACCGGAAAAGAAAAACTGACACAAGAAAATCATTGAAACTAGTGCACAAGAAATCATGAAACATTACTCAAATACTCGAGGCTAGAAATCATCATGTAAAAGTCAAAACTTCATAACAATTTCCTGAAAATGCATCACAACACGGGCACAAGAAGGTATGAAACATAATATTTGAGTAGAAATTATTATCCAAAAGTCAAATCTTCAGAATAATTTTTGCTAGCAGCTTGATGATTCTTACGGTTCAACTATCAAATTAAAGTGGCCCAAGGAACTCCATTTAAACATAGAACGCGTCTGTTACAAAATCATATGAATACAAAGAGAAGTAGATGTTGGACAACCAACTGGCGATCATATATTGTTTTAACAATGGAACTATTTATAAATGCGCAAAGAAACCTCCTAGAAATGAATATTTACAATTTAATAGACGGGAAAACAAACCTCGTCGATTTGATCCCACCAATGGAACTGGGGTTCGATCATATTGCGCAGAACATTATACACCAGCGTCGGGTAAAAGAGAATCCGAGCCCCGACACCCACGGCCGCCCTCTTCACATCGACAAAAACAACCCTTTCGCCACCGGTCCCTGAAATGGACCTTTCCCCATCTCCTCCGACCGCGCACTCCTCCCCTAACTCCTCAATATGCATGGCTCCCAATCCAATTCCTTTAAAACATAACCGGAATCAACCGATCAGGCGTCTAATTTCTCCGCCCTCGTCGAGAACAAGCCGATCGATCACAAACCAACAGAAAAAACGGAAAGAGGATCGAAGAAACGACCTGCTAGGGTTTCTAGAGGAGATTTCAACCGTTCGCTGCCTGCGCGGTGAAGAAATCGATCGGCTCCTTAGATTCCGTGCTCCCTCTCTCCGATCTCTCGATCCTTCCTCAATTCGCCACTCCCTTTCGAGAACCACCGAGCCGCTCCTGCCAACCACCTCTCCGCCGGCGACGTTGATATAGAAGGTCCGGTAAATGCGCGTCAAGATTCGTGAAAACGGCAAACGTGGACGGCCATGATGATCATTCGCGTCGAGATGCGGGCACACGTGACGAAGGAGTGGGTTCGAAGTTTGAGGCCTCGTGCAGCCCATGCCGTCGGATCCAAGCGACCCCGCCAATCAACCGTATGCGTAGATCGCCTGTCGGATCCAAGTCACCAAACACGGATTCGACCTTTTACGTGGGACCCACTTTGTCGTTATCGACGGCTGTCCTCGATTGGACACGCGACCGGTGCTGGCGCTGCGTCTTGCGACAGCGACACCAAGCGTTCGGTCGGTGTGGGTGGGTGGGTCGGTGGTAGATATGCTCCAACGACTGGGACCACACACGTGTGGGCCCTGGAGGGGCCGTGACCGTTACCTTATTATTGGACAGACGGGATTTTTTATCCAcaatttatgaattaaaaaataatttatttatcatgATTATTAAATTATGATGGACCTATTTATTTAGGTAATAAGATCTatttaaataaatcaatttaTAAAATAGATCATCCTCTAATTCATAACATACGGACCAAAGATCCGTGCTCCTTATTAGGGATGGAGCGACCACTCGAAttgtatagatttttttttatcacgTGCTTAATTTTTTCGATATCTAAATGAGGTACTCAACTTTTAAAATGATCTAATCAGGACCCTATGTCCATTTAACCCCCTCTTATCTATACAATTCAGTAGCAGTCAAttggtataatttttttttaaaaaatatatatttttaaaaaacctaatcatatttaaaaattcattattgtgtcaaatctaattcatcttaaaaattactattcttaatatatttgatcaaatttATAGTTAagagtatgaatataatcaaaagaactagacgaacacataagagCTGGTTTCATACAATTCTAAACTCTTTAGATTCATCAACCGATTTTGGCTGATAGATTTAGAGAGTTCGGAATTGAATAAAATCATATCTTATGTATTCATCGAGGtctcctaattatatccataTACTCAAATATCCATAAGGGCagtaattttttgaacacaaatatATCCGAAAAATCTAATTCgcattaaaaaattattgcttccaatatattgggtcaaattgatatttgagaatatGAACATAATCAAGATAACTAAACGAATATATAAAACcttatttcatatcattctaaGTTCTTTAGGTTCATCAGTCAATTTTGACAGAAAATatatgtttatttaaaagaaaTGCACCAGTCAATTATTATACTGTAACAGTCGATTGGTGTAAATGAGGAGTAAAATGAGTATATGATACACGATTTGGTCATTTTAGAAGTTGGGTATGTGATTTGAATATTTAGGAAACTTAGCTAAATGGTTATGTAAAAAAACTATTTTCTTTTTGGCAAAACTTAAAAAAGCATGCTTAACTTGATTTATTATCATCAAAAGAGATCTCATTCCTTTGTATGTTTGTTCTTCTACTCTTCTACTCATCGGTATAATAATTACTTCTTACATATACATACATTTGATAGGCACACTCTCGTCTATActttcatctaaatcttgatttaggatcatgttgtagtagctacatcATTGTAGTTGTTGTATAATTGTAATAGTTACGATTTTGTAGATATTACAACTACAATAGTTGTAGTTAAAGTAGCTACGTAATCATATTTACTATAATTATAATAGTTGTAGCAGTTGCGAAAATCATAACTACTACAACATAAAAAATTTTTACTAAAAGCACTAAGTTCTTTTGTAACCTTTGAAAAGAATGTTTGTTGAATTTAAGACGATTGCGAATCGAGAAACTAATCCAATATGTACATCTTTGAGTTCGTATATGATAAACTAATCCAAATCTGGGTTGATAAACTAATTCATTGTGTGCATCTTTGAGTTCATTTAGGATAaactaaaattatcaaaaaataataaaaaaatatttgaagccTATGAAAAggctttaaataatatttttgggATCTAAAATTTGATCGGTTACCTATTTCATCCGACAATAAATATAAATATCTGAATggattttgatttaaaaaatatcgaattttaatatatgaataaaaaattataatttttgaaagcTTGTTTTAATACCGACACTACTATAATATTATAgattttataactattataaaTATGTGATAGTGAGTTGCGTAGCTATTACATAGTCATAATTAAGATAAGAAAACAGTATAATTGAGATAAGAAAACAGTATAAGAAAAAGAATAATGTGACAGGATGTATGCTAAGTTTAAAGATGCcttttgaaaacttagctaaatgATTTGAATATTACATAGTCTAAAGATGCCTTTTTGATAAATTACtgtttaaatattttataatgatttATTAAGAAACTTGGCGTTTAAAACCGAATATGATACTCTTCTGACaaatttaactatttttttattttctttatcattcTTCTCTCTCCTCTTTCCTCCTATGTAtataatatcttttttttttcctcttttttaGTGCTCTTCCTATGAATACATGCATGATAACATAAACTTTAAACGCCTCCTGAGAAGCATGTTTAACTTCTTGCAATTCCAGAaattcacaggaactgaaatgaatATAATCAGAGCTCTATAGGTTTATCAgtaggttttggtcaaaatccactaataaacctagagagctccaattacactcattttagttctTGTGAATTTTagaattgcaaggagttcaaatatactatatATTGTTTATTTAGACTTCTCGGGAGTATTAAAATGTAAAAAGAAAGAATCGTCAAAATTCTCCACATTGGGCCAAATAACCATGGAGAATTTTAGcaattttttcttattatattttaataccccgagaagtcaaaataaataatcggtagcatatttgaactccttccAACCTCAGAAATCTATAGGGGATGCgatcggagctctctagatctATTAGTAGATTTTAACTAAAATacattgatagacctagagaactccgattgcacccatttaagttcctatggatttctagggttgcaaggagttaaacggtattatccattgtttatttcaacttctcgagggtgttaaaatataataagaaagaatcaccaAAAATCTCCATGTTAAGCCAAATGTGATTCTATATCAAGCCCAACATGGAGAATTTTGAAgattcttccttattacattttaacacctctgtaaagccaaaataaataattgatagcatatttaaactccttgggTTGAAACTGACTAATatacctagagagctccgattgcatctatttcagttcttgtggatttctaaggttacaaggagtttaaatatgttatccattttttttattttggctTCGTAGAGATATTAAAATGAAATAAGAAAGAATAGTCAACAttctccacgttgggcctgatatggtacatatcaggcccaatgtagaGATTTTTTGTAAttcttccttattatatttttataccctcgataagttaaaataaacaatgaatatcATATGAACTTTTTGCAACCTCAGAAATTCACAAGaactgaaataggtgcaatcAGAACTTtctagtttcatcagtggattttggtcgaaatccactgatggacctagagaggtctgattgcactcatttcagttcctgtggatttttgggttacaaggagttcaaatatgttatccattatttattttggctttctTGGGGGtgttaaaatatctttaaaagAATAGGTGTGCAAAAGAGAGGAACgaaaaaagaagagaggaaagagaagagatgtTCCATGCATAGGAGGAAAGAGAAAAGATAAAAATgacaaagaaatttttttaaaaaaagttaaatttgTCATGAGGACGTGCACTTTTGATTTTcacttcttgattttttttttatttttcttcgtaattgattatatatttatttatttaaaatgctTTTCGTTGAACAATAATGGCCAAACAATGGCATGAGAAGTGAATAGATTTCGAAATATGGTGCATGGGTAGAGTTAATTGTTTTTCTTAACTAGATTATTTTAAGAATAAATGAAGAAATCAACAgggataaataataaatttaatcgaAAATTAATTATATCATAAACATGGGAAGATGGAAGTATAATAGATAAAAAACTTGATTAAACAGTCACTCTTATCTTTAGTGTCATCAAAAGACGTAGTAGAAAGGAATCAAGTTTTCCTATTAATTATTATGTTCGCAAACTTAATTAGGCTTCGACCAATTGTCAAGTCTCGTGAATCTTACTAGACTATCTGATAGATATCGAATCATCCCTTGATCTATCTGAACTTTCCCACCAACTATTAGGTCCAACATACCTATCTAAATTTCTGCCTGATATTAGGTCCTTTAAACTCGTCAAGTCCTTCACACTTGGTAACAATGTTAGATTACACCACACctaactttaatttatttatcattcatcaaaacttagatttgacTATTTGTACTAATTACACTAACATATATATCTGACACAAAAGTAACTTTCCTTTGAGTTGATCATATACATCTACGAACATAAAATGTACTAATCCTACCTAGGTGTTTTCTTTTGGGTCGATATATTAGTTCAACTTAGTAACACCTTGTGTAGATAGACTCAAGAAAATCATAGGAACTTTATTCGAAcagaaattacttaaaaaatagtCCATTGATCATGATTATTAAATTACGATGGACCTTATTTATTTACGTAATAATATAATAAAgtctattaaaataaattaattcattAAATGGACCATCTTCTAATTCACAAATCACGGACCAAAGATCCGCGCTCCTTATTGGGGGCAGGGGCGTCCACTCGAATTGTATACATTTTCTTTTGATCACATGCTTAGTTTTTTCGATATCTAAATGAGGTACTCAACTTTTAAAATGATCTAATCAGAGCCCTATGTCCATTTAACCTCCTCTTATCTATATAATCGGTAGCAGTCAATTGgtataaactttttttaaaaaatatatttttttaaaaaaacctaataatatttaaaaattcattattgTGTCAAATCTAATTCACCTTGaaaattattattcttaataTATTCGATCAAATTTATAGTTAAAAGCATGAATACAATCaaaagaactagacgaacacataagag is from Zingiber officinale cultivar Zhangliang chromosome 7B, Zo_v1.1, whole genome shotgun sequence and encodes:
- the LOC122005923 gene encoding phosphatidylglycerophosphate phosphatase PTPMT2-like isoform X1, which encodes MHIEELGEECAVGGDGERSISGTGGERVVFVDVKRAAVGVGARILFYPTLVYNVLRNMIEPQFHWWDQIDEFLLLGAVPFPSDVPRLKKLGVGGVITLNEPYETLVPNSLYYAHGIEHLLIPTRDYLFAPSLGDICLAVDFIHRNSSNGKITYVHCKAGRGRSTTIVLCYLVQHKQMTPTAAYQYVKTNRPRVHLASSQWKAVQDFYHLRVQKMKRLVYSKPMLLVTEKKLPFDESSYEVVSQSDLDGYDRYIKTCDAGNTVWAELRFVCRVQIARQAAIARISYFWFKSDDAQGGSSRTAIPVC
- the LOC122005923 gene encoding phosphatidylglycerophosphate phosphatase PTPMT1-like isoform X2, with product MHIEELGEECAVGGDGERSISGTGGERVVFVDVKRAAVGVGARILFYPTLVYNVLRNMIEPQFHWWDQIDEFLLLGAVPFPSDVPRLKKLGVGGVITLNEPYETLVPNSLYYAHGIEHLLIPTRDYLFAPSLGDICLAVDFIHRNSSNGKITYVHCKAGRGRSTTIVLCYLVQHKQMTPTAAYQYVKTNRPRVHLASSQWK